The Mauremys reevesii isolate NIE-2019 linkage group 1, ASM1616193v1, whole genome shotgun sequence genome segment CAGTGTTTTGGTTCAGGTCGACTCTGCTTTTCTTATGTTCCATTTAACAATTTGAGTTCATACAACGCTTCATATTCTCTTCATATTCTTCAACTCTTCCAGTCTAGTGAAGGGGCAGTCAGCTGAGAGCcgggagacctgagttctgtcACTGATCTCCTGCGTGGCCTTGCACAAGTTCCTTACCTGTTCTGTGCTTTAGTTTCCCCCTCAGTTAAATGAGGATCTACATCCTCCTTCCCATGAGTGtcaatggactttgaatcagACCCATAGACACTTGTGCTCttttgtaaatcactttgagatTTATGAATGCAAAGCTCTATGTAAGCACGGGATATTATTAGTAATGGAGTTTTATAACTGATCTGGGGATCGGTGAGTACCACGAGGGTTTTTAATCAAGGTGCTGACTCCAACCTCTCTGTAGAGCAGTGGCAGGAAGAGCCAGATTTTCTGTCATGCTCtcacatattttttaaaatgttgtttttaattGTAGGTAATGTGGTATTTTAAACTAACCAGAAccgccccctcacccctgcacatCATGCCAACCTGCAACAAAACCGACATCAGTCCTGCAATGTTCCTCCTCGCAGCAATTCCAGGGCTGGAAGCTGATGGCCCCTGGATCTCCATCCCATTCTCTTCCCTCTACCTCATTGCAATTTTAGGAAATAGTCTGATTCTGTTTGTGATCAAGACACAGCAGAATCTCCATCAGCCCATGTACTTGTTCCTTTCTATGTTGTCTGTCACCGACCTTGGTTTATCTGTTTCCACCTTGCCAACAATGCTCAGCGTCTTCGTGTTTAACACCAGAGAAATTGGCATTGATGTCTGCCTGACCCAGGTTTTCTTTATTCACACTTTTTCCGTCATGGAATCCTCTGTACTATTAGCCATGGCATTTGACCGCTTTGTTGCAATACGCCACCCGTTGAGATACGCTTCAACTTTAACCAGTGCTAGGATAGGAAATATAGGGCTGGCGATAATAATCAGGGGTGCTGGTCTGCATATCCCAGCTGTCATTCTTCTCAAGAGGCTGCCCTACAGCAAGATCCAACCTCTTTCTTATTCATATTGTTTGCATCCAGATGTTATGAAGATGACCTGTGCAGATACTACGCCGAGCAGCTTCTATGGTCTGTTTATTGTCCTTTCTTCTTTTGGATTAGACTCAGTGCTCATAATTTTGTCTTACATCATGATCTTTAAGACTGTGCAGAGTATCACATCCTGGCAAGAGCGTCTCAAGCCACTGAACACCTGTGTCTCCCacatctgtgccaccctgcttTTCTATACCCCGCTGATCAGTTTGTCTATGATTCACAGGTTCCAGACAAAGGCTCTTCCTCAGAGTCAAATTCTTCTGTCTTATCtccatttcctcctccctccggTGATCAATCCCATTGTATACAGCATAAAAACCAAGGAGCTTCGTAAACGGATCATGAAGATCTTTCAAAACTATTCAACTAACAGGCTCCAGTGGGGCACTGAGTTGGTTCTGTCACACTAAGCCAGTGACGGTTAAGCAACCAGCAGGCTGATTGAACTAAAAGCAACCTTTAAGGACATATTAGAAAAGTATTGAAATGGTTAACAGGGATATTCCTTGTAGATATTTAGCAAAGCCATGGTAAATAGACTAGAATTCTTGAAATGTAgtcctgtattgttagagaatcagAAGTAGATACTAATCTTATTCATCTTGGTTAACTATATCTTATTAGAAGTTCAGCGATGTGATTTAATTAGCTTGCAGATGCTAAATTTCAGTTCCTGTCTTTAATGTTACATTACTATactctattgattcagagatgaAAAGGGGACATTAACGTTTAAATGAAACTTGTAGTGTAGTAATATCATTGTCTTTATTTCTTtttgaagtttgtagtaaactACCTCGGAAACGTTTGAATGGTTAATTGCCTTATGCTAATCAATGCAACTAGTTATTGGTGTATGCCTAGGAAATAGAGATTTACTTCAAAGCAACCAAGGACATTACCTATTCTTCATCCAAGGAATGCCTGTAGTGATTATTTGCAGACAAGAGGCTAATCAGCTGAACTTCAGTTataaagggatttgggggcctcATCCTTactatctcagatctgcttaaacttTGTCAGGGGAAGTTCAAGTCACAAGACTGAGGAATTCTGGATTAGCCCTGAAATTCTTATGGAAGAACTTGAACTAATGCTGCACATGGACTGCCTACTGGACTATGACTTTTTCCATGAATCCCAGAAGGATTTCTACAAATCAGCTGCCCCACCATGtctgctatgaaactgacctaagaacttgattcatatctgtatgtataatgatttTATACCACAATAACTCTCtttcgtttccttttaaataaatacattagttaataagaattggctgtaagtgtgtatttgggtaagatctgaaatattcatttacCTGGTGTGTAATGTGTCCAATCTCTTGGTAGCAGTAGAACTTCTCTTGGGAATGGTAGAACTTTATAGATGGTGAATAAGATTTTAAATAACCCTCAATATATAGACTTGGTTGTCTGGGTGGGAGCCAAAGGTTGGATTGCTTAAAGGGAACTGTATTTTGGCTTCTTGGTAACCAataaggtattatagaagctgttttttttttactggttcaGTGAATCTAAGTATAAGAATAAGCCACCAGTTTTGGAGATTGTCTACCCTATTCCTTACAGTTTTCCCTGATTGAGTATTCTCAGTATAGCCCCTCCAGCAACTCTGGTTACAGAGTCCCTgtctgggttccctccccactctgaactgtgGGGTATAGATGTGGCgacccgcatgaaagcccccCTAAGTTTGTATTCCACTAGTTTAGGTTAAATCTTCCCCAAGGTACAAttactttccttgtccttggacggtgttgctgccaccaccaagtgatttagacaaaattTCAAGAAAAGGGTCACTTGGAGTCCCTGTTCCCCAAAAATATTCcctcaagccccttcaccccctttcctggggaggcctGAGAATAATGTGAGTACCGACCAGACCTTTGTctctaggacactgaaaatcaatcaggttcttaaaagaagaactttacttaaagaaaaaagaatcacacctgcaaaaatcaggatggaaggtaactttacagggtaaagctcagctttaaagttacaaaaaaaaagtaataaaactccctcttagcataaggaaaattcacaagctaaaacaaaagatcatctaacacatttccttgcccttactttcaatttttgtaatcttagatgctcattTCAGATATGTTTTCAGGATATGTTTTTACTGCCCGGTCTCTCTCTCCGcccagagagggaacaacaaagagagcacaaacaaaacctccccgccaagatttgaaagtattttatttctttactggtccttttggtcaggtgccaaccaggttatttgagcttcttaaccctttacaggtaaggattcagtacagctgctcagaaaggattttatgctacccttagctctTTGTTTATGACACTCCCAAAAGGAAAGATTGTAGTGTTCACCCCACAAAATTCCAGTCAGCAAAACTTATGCCCTTAGAGCTTCTCTTTCATGAATAAGATATCTTGTTTCGTACAGGGACTTGGGGATGTTCAGTGGAATTCATATAAGGAAGACAGAGTTTTAAGGGAGAAAGATTACAT includes the following:
- the LOC120399738 gene encoding olfactory receptor 51G2-like, with amino-acid sequence MPTCNKTDISPAMFLLAAIPGLEADGPWISIPFSSLYLIAILGNSLILFVIKTQQNLHQPMYLFLSMLSVTDLGLSVSTLPTMLSVFVFNTREIGIDVCLTQVFFIHTFSVMESSVLLAMAFDRFVAIRHPLRYASTLTSARIGNIGLAIIIRGAGLHIPAVILLKRLPYSKIQPLSYSYCLHPDVMKMTCADTTPSSFYGLFIVLSSFGLDSVLIILSYIMIFKTVQSITSWQERLKPLNTCVSHICATLLFYTPLISLSMIHRFQTKALPQSQILLSYLHFLLPPVINPIVYSIKTKELRKRIMKIFQNYSTNRLQWGTELVLSH